The Episyrphus balteatus chromosome 3, idEpiBalt1.1, whole genome shotgun sequence genome segment aataactgcaAGGACATTTCTTTTTCAGTTTGACATACACAATAAGACATCAAAAGTTTTAATACTattctaaataaaatgcacggctTGGtcccacgtacttgctcttatggttaaagttgttgaaaatattaaggctcttataattttcaaaaagaataattttaatttaattaattctttattttaaaaaattttaaaataaatataaaaagagagagagaacgaacatatttaaacaaaatttcaagtaaatttgTCAAtccgtttcaaaaaaaatgatttttcaaaaaaaaaaaaattctgaaatattttttaaaaatactaaattgaatttttccaaaaatgttcctcaatttttaatttaagactactgAAACGTTTTtgtacaaacatttttgttgaaatttgttaagtggcaaaaacctttattaacgttcaaaaaaagttaagcttTAATTGCCACAatacatgtatttttttaaatcaaaatcttttaaGCCGCTTTTGAGAAAAGCTAGTTCTTCCATTTTGATCATATGGCATATTTCAACTCATCTCATAAAACTCATAACTtacaagtttgaagaaaatcgctgcAGTAGTTTAGTACATCAAGATAGAAACAGATaaaagacagacagaattgGACCAGTAAAACTTTACAAAGGTGCAAGAAAATTGGTTATCATAAGTTAAAaaggaaaacataaaatttgatCTTCAAAGGTAAAAAACAACTTCTTTAATCAATATAAGCTCCATATAAAGAACGGAATTTGATTTCTATTGTTAATAtgcattttggaaaaaaaagtttaaaaatcatttagcCGCGGtcgttttaaaaaatactttttataaatgattgtttgaaaaaaaatttaaaataaacttgaCTTACAATGTAATAGTAAATACAaaggtaaataaaaatttacttttccgAAGGTTTCTTGAACAAATTTCGAAAGAAGAAAATTAGTTCTTTCAAGAACCGTTACATTGCAACATATAACCTCACGTtatagcataacctcaaaaactttttaaaacgtgaggtgatagaatatttctggtTTTAAATTCGAGTACACCAAAAATCATctagaaagtttatttttgttttccttaacAAAATCCTCCTTGACCAGTGTTAatcaatcaacaaaaaaaaaaaaaaacaaatcacaacaaaaatttcgaaattttgtatACGCAAATTTGTTGAAGTTGAACAAATCATTCGGCGAaaatcagaaattaaaaaaaaactgaaattcacttttaaaattattttattttatccgaCAAAAAATAGGTACATACACAATAACAAATAGGTACATATAATatcaaccaaaaattaaaattttgacactttaaGACACTTTGGTGCAATCTGACATTCTTCGgacagtttttattaaaatataaaaaacgatattattttttttagaaatacctaaaaatatttgaacgtTTTAGGTatatttcatatatttcatggaataaaaaagttgaaataacgTCTAACTTTATGTGCACACTGCATACAGATAAGATCCTATTTTTTCGAATTAGTATAGATATCGTTAGCAAAACAAAAGTTTACGTGACCTAATTTTAATTTGATCCAAGAGCAAAGTGGGATAGTTACTTATGCTTTTATCAAAACTAATGATTATTATAAATACACCTACAAGGTAAATAAAAACGTATATAACTAAGTGCATATTCAGTTACCAAGCAGGTCGAGAGTTTTCAATTAACAGTAACTATGTGACGGAAATTCAGTGTTGTTtcattttgaattattattatgtttCCACGACTTGTGTAAAGCAAAAGACAGTATATTTTCAGTATAACATTAGCACTTGGAGGAGCCCTTGTCCTAGCCCCTAATTATCTTAAAAATCTACCAGACATTCAAGAATTATGTAGTTATACCCAATTGTAGCATTTGCTGGAACATTTTGCTCTTAAACAACATCCTACTTAACCAAAAAAGGGTTGGCCATTATGAAGCTTAGTGATGTATTAAGTACCATGAGTTTAGCACGTGGGAGTGCAATTTAACAGGATTTAGGTTACCTGAAATATCTTATATCTCCATTAAATCGCTTGGGAAGGttcgttaaaatatttttatcttagTTAGCTTAATTAAGAAACCTATACTTTCAATGTTATGTCTTTTATATAACAGGTCCTGATCCCTGGGGAAATTTCAcaattttcttacaatttttatttaatatcaatttcctatctgtttttttgtattatcaaTTCGATATCATTTTCCAACATCTGtattatttttcaatcgataatctatttaaaacttaaaacctTATTACTCTTACCTTATTTTTCTTCACAGTGTAATATCGATAAGAAAATATTTGCTCTATAGTCATCCCACATATTATACCTTATATCCTTGTTGAAGACTATACCATCTTCAAGTAGTAGTTGCAACCATGATTAATATCGCCGGAGTAGTGAGCATCGTGCTCTTTTATCTACTTATATTAGGAGTGGGTATCTGGGCCGGACGGAAAAAGGAAGCTGGCAATGATTCCGAAGAAGAGGTTATGCTTGCAGGAAGATCGATTGGATTATTTGTTGGTATATTTACAATGACAGGTGAGCAAAAAACCATACATTGTTGAGAAATGTGTATAAGCATctttgtgattttttattttatagcaaCTTGGGTTGGCGGAGGTTATATAAATGGAACAGCTGAAGCCATCTACACACAAGGACTGGTATGGTGTCAAGCACCATTCGGTTATGCACTCAGCTTAGTTTTCGGTAAGAAGAAACTGTTGTTATACAATATACGCTTCCGGTTTAATGgttgaatttttgttcatttgtgTTGCACAGGTGGTATCTTCTTTGCGAATCCCATGAGGAAGCAAGGTTATATTACTATGCTGGATCCGTTGCAAGATTCATTTGGTGAACGGATGGGTGGATTGCTGTTTTTGCCAGCTCTGTGTGGCGAGGTGTTCTGGGCTGCTGGTATTCTCGCTGCTCTGGGTAGGTTAAGTTACATAAAATTGATAACTAACAGCCTTTGAACATTATTgagaatcaatttatttttgtactaaACTACTCTTTTTTCctgtgttacaaaaaaaaaggtgcaACATTATCTGTCATCATCGATATGGATCATCGGACATCTGTGGTCCTTTCATCGTGCATTGCTGTCTTTTATACACTCTTTGGTGGATTATATTCTGTAGCTTATACGGACGTTATacaattgttttgtatatttattgGCTTGTGGATGTGCATACCATTTGCATGGGCCAATGATCACGTCAAGAGTTTGTCCTCAATGGATGTCGATTGGATTGGATCTATTGCTCCTGAAATGAAATGGTTTTATATAGACTATGGATTGTTATTGGTATTTGGCGGAATTCCATGGCaggtaaataaaaatgaaaaatatttatttttttttatgttgttttgtaGTAAAATAACGCGATTATCGATTTTATTTACCGTAATAGGGAAGATTCGGCTAAAACCATTAATTACAGATATGAAACTTTGTTCTTCTGTCATCGCGTATCGAAATTTTGCAAGACCTTAATttccgtatttttttttcgaaaatcggtTCAGTTTTACGGCAGTGACAATTCTATCCAAATTGAAAAAGGTTTTAAttatgatttttacaaaaaacattttcaaatacaTGCACGACAAACGACGGGAAGCAACGTTATGTTgttgttcactgtggtgtatacgcattttttataatatttaatattatattaaaatatattattattaaaatgtagTTCTggattgagaaaaataaaaatagtctaaataaacaaatttccaaaaactcattaaaaagtttcatgtatTCAGTAGTATAGTAACCGACTGCAAAATTTGAAAGGTCTCTCTGATTGTGAATTGGAAAAATTGTGAACTATAATTGAGAAGTGACTTTTCAAAGAGGGATAAAAATACTCTTTGTCATTTCTCAGaaaatcgaaagaaaaaaactgaaagcgaaattgtgattttttagttttcaccAGAAGGGAACTTAGTTTGAAAAGgtaaaaagtgattttatccCATTTTGAAAAGTCACTCCTCAATTTCTTTGTGATAGAATTATCTGCTTGTATTAACAATTCACATTGTTTACCAATTTATTGCACCCAaacatgaattttaaaattattttaaatttgcaaCTACatgaaaaatatctgaaatgataAATTTCTACCGTACACAACATGTATTTGTATAGTATACCAAAAGTTCAAAGATGCCTAGAAtctctcaattttttttgtgatttaatACTTCTTTAATTATCCGTAACCAATTCCActataaaaatttctttaactTTATCACATAAGTTGCGTCCCAAAAGggttaaacctttttttttcgactttcacgccataatttttcaacacattttagattttttggagaaaaaaattattaaattatttatttaattatgaaattaaaaaacaattttctgtcAATTCTCCacccatttttataaaaaaataccctaTTGAATTCTGCTTAGAAAtataaattagaaataaaatgttCTAGTGCAGGTATTTTATGTCTAAGTCGATGGCAGAGTAggaaaaatgtagaaaaaaaaacaatatttttgaaattcttgagCTTATGAAGTATAGGATTTTTATCACCACCACAAGTTTCATGCAACGTTAATAtcttcttaataaaaaaaattgaaatttttagcaatttttgaaacaactttattttttggttcttaAACCAGATGCAGTTTTACAACAAGGCTTACAAAACCCATTAGGTCCCGATacaagttttctttttaaatcgGTTTTTGTCATATACCTACAGTTTTATTAATGGTACTTGTCATAAAATTATTAACTCATTTCCGTACTTTCTCGTAAGGATTTTTGtaccaatgttttttttatagaattgttaaaaaatccgtaaagttatattttaaattttcaaaagtaagccttttgaaaaaaaaaatcaataaatgatgtttgtttttaaatgtagttttatttttttgtctaaatttcttaagaatggcataccaattttgatTTAAGCCTTTGAAAATTTAGGGTAAAATTTTGAACCATAgaagtttttttatatatacaagtTTAAagattgttcaataaaaagatATTAATAATTACGCATTACAAATACCATTTAATCGCAACTTAATTCCTTagctccaaaataaaatttaaggtaTGAAATCTCTCGAAAAAAAACAGGCTTTTATCTTGGATAGTTGTATAAACTCTTGCTTTTTGGTTATCATATCAACTGCAACATTTTCACCGAATTTCACAGTTGTTGAAATTATTTAGTAATACCTAATTCTTTTATTACCTTTAAAAAATAGCTTCTcattatgtaaaatttaaatagattttcttAATTCTATgtattacaaataaaacaatagcGCCAAATTTGAATACCATACCATTATTTTTTACAAGTTTCTGACAAGTTTTcaacttttcataaaaaagagtaaatatttttaaaagtggtTTTATTACGTCTAATGCAAATTTACATTCAAAAGTACACCAACCTAATTAATAGTCACCTCCTCTCCAActcttgcagaaaaaaaaatacggtgATTTTTGAAAGCTTTGAACTTTTTAAGTTACGATATAACACGTTTGttatttcctatttttttttaattagttttttttttaaatgcagtctCATAACGTCAATATATTGAataacaacataaaaaaaaaaatagaacacgtatacgccacagttcATGTGTACAACTTGCAAATGATGCGAATCACAACTTTGGCATTTGTATCAAAAATGTaccttttaacaaattttaaaatgatatttgGTTCATTATGGTGTCAatttactaaatttaaaaaaaagttttgatacaaGTGAAATTCTGTGCTTTAGAAGAATAACTTCAATtgcatgtacattgtacatacattaaactgattcaaaaaaaaattttttttttgttcaaagcattaccgaaaacatggttggaaatgacgaaaaaaaatactgtaaaagtttcagtccttaatattaacattaagtaccgccgcatcgcaaatttctgtttccttatcttaaatttaaacgatatttttcaataaaattatcaaataaactcaaacgaatttgattttgctcataaaaaagttacaagaagtaagtcatttagacctgcagaaatatggtgttttatttcatctcaaaagttcaaaccctcacaacagaaaaactgcttaatgaataagtctgaaactttgcatactaATTACAGGTATATTAGGCTttaataattaagcctcagtttaatcttatcgcccatagaaataaaatagcggtaaattttctaaaaaaccgtaaaaatgcctattttgatagcttttctaaattaatctaaaaaataagaaaacattttgtttaacaaagcaaacttaatttctttggagagaattgaatgaagtttttaaatgtgtccttgaatgTTCTGTACAAAGATCCGTTATTGAGATATTGACAGTCAAAGTCTAAAGTATgggttttggtttgatgactgatattgcagtctaaaaaaaaatcgtagaagcttgaaacaaaataaatattaaagccaaataaatagcctttctaaaaataataatcattttatcagaaaaaatttttccactTTCTtaggagaaaagtaaaaacaaaaaaaaaattggaaaattttggtttttgaacagttccaacaatttagctattttaccgttagaaagaaaatatttaaatatttaatcctaaaactagaagaatagagatttcaaatgctttttaatttgtcatgatgcgatcattttttactgagatacagcctatcgaaaatcactaaaaaaatcacgatttttttttgttcccttaattttttgggctagtgtattaagggctgaaatttttacagtatttttttttcgtcatttccaacaatattttcggtaatgctttgaacaaaaaaaaaatttttttgaatcagtctattgtacattgtacatgtgtacacacagtcctttttttttgtccatcaGACAATGTAATGCAATAATAAATGTTCACATTAGCATGTTAACACAGTGCATCTTAAACCccaaatatcaatcaatcaagTGTTAACATTATATctggtacactgtggtgtatacgtattttttttcattttataaaagtacaaaaaggtatatttttgaaactttgatttttacttttttcaaaagaaatatggTTTCTAAATATATCAATTTcaacactttatttttttcatcttcaggTCTATTTCCAACGAGTATTATCGAGTAAGACTGCTGGCCGAGCACAAATTTTATCCTATGTTGCCGCATTCGGTTGTATCCTAATGGCCATCCCACCGGTTCTAATTGGAGCAATTGCAAAGTCAACTGGTAAATACTTAATAAATCAATCAACCCACAAAatacttttctaaaaatcaataatataatctttgaaaaaaaaaaagcttggaACGAAACTGACTATAAGGGTCCATACCCACTGACTGTTGACCAGACCAGTATGATACTTCCTATGGTGCTGCAATACTTGACACCTGATTTTGTGTCGTTTTTCGGACTTGGTGCTGTTTCTGCGGCTGTGATGTCCTCCGCCGATTCTTCTGTTTTGTCGGCATCGTCCATGTTTGCCCGCAATGTCTACAAAATGGTTTTCCGTCAAAATGCATCCGAAATGGAAATCATTTGGGTTATGCGAGTTGGTATTATAGTTGTTGGTATAATGGCAACTGTAATGGCACTAACAATTCCTTCAATTTATGGACTATGGTAAAAGTGATTGCTaatttttgatttcagattgGTATGAATGATTTTGATGTTATTTTTAGGTCAATGTGTTCCGATCTGGTTTACGTCATTCTGTTCCCACAATTGCTAATGGTGGTACATTTTAAGCACCACTGCAATACTTATGGCAGCTTAGCAGCATACTTGGTGGCCTTTTTTGTGCGACTGTCAGGCGGAGAGCCCTTAATGGGACTTGATGCATTCATTTACTATCCTGGTTATGATGAAGAAACTAAAACTCAATTGTTTCCCTTCAGAACGATGGCAATGATAATGAGTCTATTCACATTGGTATTTGTATCCTGGTGGACAAAGTATGTCGataatttcaaaattgattttcaaaaatgaatgcttatttatttattcaagaaTGATGTTTGAATCTGGGAAACTTCCACCGAACTATGATTATTTCAAATGTGTGGTCAATATTCCTGAAGATATTGTTAGAGTGGGCGAACCATCAGAAGCTGGCGAGCAGGTAATGATGCTGAgttcttattcaaattatattccCAATTAAATAAGTTTGTTAAGTTTGATAGTTGGATTGAATGTTggatttattttgtgtttttttaaattaaaattaagttgcaatagttttaaacaaatttaaattgattttgctTCAATTAATTATAACTTAGCTGAAAACAGTAAATCTCCTGTTGCtttgattattttaaatatattggaCTAATTTATTTgctttctttaaattttataaatatattggatgaatttttatataatttatatgaATTGAATACACTATGATTTTGCATGATGCATGAATAAAATACGTAAAATGGCTTTACTATCGAATTATTAGATCCGTTTGCAAAGGTATAAAGGTATAAAGAAAATACTATAAATGTCAGTCTGGAATTATGCTATTACCTTACATgaaaatatctattaaattccaataatctaaatttaaataaggaaatttaaatttagaacgCTTTTATTGGCTTAAACTTAACTGAAGGAAAAAACAAAAGGGAAAACAATGTGAATAATTTCCGTCAGTATAGATTTATtgagatttattatttttcagtggaagttaattaaaatataataaggcaacacatacaaaaaattaagaattctaAAACACTTTTCCTGAAGCTGTTCTCCCACTTTTCCACTTTTTAAATTCTGTTCAATTTTTCTTGttcgaaaaaatgtttattgtcATCAGTAAATCATCAATTCTAAgccgaaaattttaataattttatttgaaaagtaagACTCACAAAAAGATAAAAGgaagaacagttttttttttttcaaacaaacaaattaactttCAGAAGCAGGGCTAAAAATTATGTGACCTTTGGAGTGAATAAAAAGGGTATCTTGTTCCTTTGGGAAAGTCTAAATAAATTGAACAACGGTTAGGATGCCTTCGTTTTTCATATAGAGGTAAAATTACTAAAACAGATGAATCTTTGAggaagtaaaataaattaagcGAATATTAGGGGCACGGGCACCTTCGTCAAAAGAAGGGGATCTTTGGAGGAAGCTCaacaaatcaacaaaaataataaaaaattgaggTCAATTTCTGTTGTCTAAATAATCTAGGCTCTAAGCAACAAATATTCAGcttgagatttaaaaaaaaatttatgttggCATCCACCTTTTGTGTTAGCAGGAGCCGGAACTGAGACATAAAATATTCCAAATAATGACCAACAGAAattgaaatcattttaaaaattgaaaaagggtATGAAATGGGTAGTGGAGGGTTGCCaacagaggcgtacgttgagttgccagggccccggggcaagactaaattttaatggctcctttgatatttgggggcctaTACTAtgtagaaaataagaacaaataaaaaagtacgtgtACGGGGCccctgatgtatcatttgttggtcgctaaaaTTATTCAAGCagcattttttggggccctaagttaaaatataatttttatttaaaaaaacggattttatttttttggggctcctgttgaaatattttattttttaaatgaaatattatgtCCAGTCGGGGCTCTGGCATGTCGGGGGCCCCAGGGCTCTGCCCCACTTGCCCCattggtgtgtacgcccctggttgCCAACATCTTAACAattgttttgcatttaaatattgATGCTTTTTCAAGAACTCTTCTGCCCTGTAAACAAAAACTATATAGCGTCAAACTAATgacatatgtatataatattcaaaaattgaaggTGAATATTTTTTGCTCTCACCATGTGAGAAGGGgagtcttaaaaaaataataataataataatgcaaaGAAAGTCTTAACTTTAGTTAATAAAAAGTTAacagaaatagaaaataaattttcaaaaaacaaaataaaaaattgaatttcaaaatcTACAGTTTCCCAAAATGTACATTTCTTATCTTGTTGCAATgtacattagactgggccaaaaaaagttattcacgatttaaatcgagaaaaaaaattaaaaaatcaatttttaaatcgtgaataacttcttcagaactcaatttagggaaaattactacaagaccttttttgtagaattaAATTTcgtataagaatctgtcgtggttttatttttctattcacttatttgctcatcacaaaattccaaagtgaaacagtcaaattgaaaaaacacttctatttaaaaagcttaattactcgaatacggctcgtctgacgaaaattttcaatttgatcttttatgtaggaaatttaattttatataagaaaaaatgaacagaccTTTTTTTTAcgttgatcgtctagcagttctgttgtaacacatcatatcatgtataaaaataaaaaacaccgatgatagacctcttaaaattatttttaacggctcaaattttcaccaaatttttttttcatcatcctgaacaagattttcgaagtaactttcaaaaaaaatattttatttttttggcccagtctaatgtacatttttaaaattaatttcttattttgttgtgattttcgtatttttgttcattttttacgTCAATGACTGCAATTTCAT includes the following:
- the LOC129915543 gene encoding high-affinity choline transporter 1 isoform X1, producing MINIAGVVSIVLFYLLILGVGIWAGRKKEAGNDSEEEVMLAGRSIGLFVGIFTMTATWVGGGYINGTAEAIYTQGLVWCQAPFGYALSLVFGGIFFANPMRKQGYITMLDPLQDSFGERMGGLLFLPALCGEVFWAAGILAALGATLSVIIDMDHRTSVVLSSCIAVFYTLFGGLYSVAYTDVIQLFCIFIGLWMCIPFAWANDHVKSLSSMDVDWIGSIAPEMKWFYIDYGLLLVFGGIPWQVYFQRVLSSKTAGRAQILSYVAAFGCILMAIPPVLIGAIAKSTAWNETDYKGPYPLTVDQTSMILPMVLQYLTPDFVSFFGLGAVSAAVMSSADSSVLSASSMFARNVYKMVFRQNASEMEIIWVMRVGIIVVGIMATVMALTIPSIYGLWSMCSDLVYVILFPQLLMVVHFKHHCNTYGSLAAYLVAFFVRLSGGEPLMGLDAFIYYPGYDEETKTQLFPFRTMAMIMSLFTLVFVSWWTKMMFESGKLPPNYDYFKCVVNIPEDIVRVGEPSEAGEQLSVMAGPLARSYGAATMVGKDERNGRINPALEPDDDLPVAEAQRQYQLSMGSGGGGGQPGTTAVPTAEDNTSF
- the LOC129915543 gene encoding high-affinity choline transporter 1 isoform X2 yields the protein MINIAGVVSIVLFYLLILGVGIWAGRKKEAGNDSEEEVMLAGRSIGLFVGIFTMTATWVGGGYINGTAEAIYTQGLVWCQAPFGYALSLVFGGIFFANPMRKQGYITMLDPLQDSFGERMGGLLFLPALCGEVFWAAGILAALGATLSVIIDMDHRTSVVLSSCIAVFYTLFGGLYSVAYTDVIQLFCIFIGLWMCIPFAWANDHVKSLSSMDVDWIGSIAPEMKWFYIDYGLLLVFGGIPWQVYFQRVLSSKTAGRAQILSYVAAFGCILMAIPPVLIGAIAKSTAWNETDYKGPYPLTVDQTSMILPMVLQYLTPDFVSFFGLGAVSAAVMSSADSSVLSASSMFARNVYKMVFRQNASEMEIIWVMRVGIIVVGIMATVMALTIPSIYGLWSMCSDLVYVILFPQLLMVVHFKHHCNTYGSLAAYLVAFFVRLSGGEPLMGLDAFIYYPGYDEETKTQLFPFRTMAMIMSLFTLVFVSWWTKMMFESGKLPPNYDYFKCVVNIPEDIVRVGEPSEAGEQFDSWIECWIYFVFF